A genomic segment from Chitinophaga flava encodes:
- a CDS encoding Dabb family protein, translating to MKTSSRRKFLGTAAALCAGSAVAAMPVVAASNKYPIVHHVLFWLKNPGSVEDRDKLVAGIKTLSRIKSVGELHVGIVAGTEKRDVVDTSWAVSELIFFPNLAAQAAYQEDPIHLDFIKNYGPLWERVVVYDAQEV from the coding sequence ATGAAAACTTCCAGCAGAAGAAAATTTCTGGGGACAGCTGCCGCTCTGTGCGCTGGCAGCGCTGTAGCGGCCATGCCCGTTGTAGCCGCCAGTAATAAATACCCTATTGTGCATCATGTGTTGTTCTGGCTCAAAAATCCCGGTTCTGTTGAAGACCGTGACAAGCTGGTGGCTGGTATTAAAACCCTGTCCCGTATTAAGTCTGTAGGCGAGCTGCACGTAGGCATAGTAGCCGGCACCGAAAAAAGAGATGTGGTAGATACCAGCTGGGCTGTATCAGAGCTGATATTTTTCCCTAACCTGGCCGCACAGGCTGCCTACCAGGAGGACCCTATCCATCTGGATTTTATAAAAAACTACGGCCCACTCTGGGAAAGAGTGGTGGTATATGACGCACAGGAAGTATAA
- a CDS encoding DinB family protein, protein MAIEYWMQGPVEGIPALLQPVAHALLQARDEVRTTMTGFPEVLLWEKPADTASPGFHLKHLRGVIDRLFTYALAQPLSATQLEELAAESNNTGDLSSLLNAFSQQIDKALVQLSRTDPATLTDYRGVGRKQLPSNVIGLLFHAAEHTMRHTGQLLVAAKVLQAAAHV, encoded by the coding sequence ATGGCAATAGAATACTGGATGCAGGGACCTGTGGAAGGAATCCCTGCTTTGTTACAACCCGTGGCCCATGCGCTGTTGCAGGCCAGAGACGAGGTACGTACTACAATGACCGGTTTCCCGGAAGTTTTATTATGGGAGAAGCCGGCCGACACAGCCTCACCGGGCTTTCACCTGAAACACCTGCGGGGCGTGATCGACCGCCTGTTTACTTACGCACTGGCGCAACCGCTGTCGGCCACTCAACTGGAAGAACTGGCTGCAGAAAGTAACAACACTGGCGATCTCAGCTCTCTGCTTAATGCATTCAGTCAGCAAATAGACAAGGCACTGGTCCAGCTGTCCCGTACAGATCCCGCCACCCTGACCGATTACAGGGGTGTAGGCCGGAAACAGCTGCCATCCAATGTCATCGGGTTGTTGTTTCATGCAGCAGAGCATACCATGCGGCATACCGGGCAGCTGCTTGTGGCGGCAAAAGTATTGCAGGCTGCCGCACACGTTTAA
- a CDS encoding gamma-glutamyltransferase family protein, whose translation MRQLFLFLLLACTLHQGLQAQQTQKPPLHGKKWMAVTGKPLAATAGAMIFQKGGNAVDAACAMLAATCTMWDVLSWGGETQALIYNPKTGKVIAINALGVAPTGATPQFFKSKGYDFPPEFGPLAAVTPGTPGGLCHMLAEYGTLSLKEVLAPAIDMASGYPIEAQTANMIERGKSYIKEWPYSKAVFLTHPGEKREAPEAGELFVQKDLLATLTKMVEAEQEALKKHKSRKEAIMAAYDRFYKGDIAREFVRGCQEQGGLITMEDLARWKPIEEEPLHVNYRGIEVYKLQEWTQGPMLLQSLNILENFDLKAMGYNSTQYIHTLYQTMNLTFADRDFYYGDPYFNKNRAINGLLNKDYAKARAKQIDMTRNDATAGPGDPYPYIGKTNPYLHFLEERKVYMDTTNGRKPGGFVPKHDATTLSVPANPDNLYAAHTADSAYQDRLWRGTTSVEAADKDGWVVSITPSGGWLPACIAGKTGVGMSQRLQSFVLDSAICPFNVIAPGKRPRVTLTPSMALKDGKPFLSFAVQGGDTQDQNLLQFFLNVADFGMTVQQATEAANINTNQLWLSLGGSKISERMPRPGSILLNNNTPEKTRKQLESMGYHLSFGERTSGPINAIYLDRAHGTLWGGSSNHGEDYGIGW comes from the coding sequence ATGAGACAGCTTTTTTTGTTCCTACTGCTGGCATGTACCCTTCATCAGGGCTTACAGGCACAACAAACACAGAAACCACCACTACATGGTAAAAAATGGATGGCCGTTACCGGCAAGCCGCTGGCTGCCACCGCCGGCGCCATGATTTTCCAGAAAGGTGGTAATGCCGTAGATGCAGCCTGCGCTATGCTGGCCGCCACTTGTACTATGTGGGATGTTTTGAGCTGGGGAGGAGAAACCCAGGCACTCATCTACAATCCCAAAACCGGCAAAGTGATTGCCATCAATGCATTGGGCGTAGCTCCCACCGGCGCCACCCCGCAATTTTTTAAATCAAAAGGTTATGACTTCCCACCCGAGTTCGGCCCGCTGGCCGCAGTTACACCTGGTACTCCGGGCGGCCTTTGTCACATGCTCGCCGAATACGGCACCCTGAGTCTTAAAGAAGTGCTGGCCCCGGCTATCGATATGGCTTCCGGCTATCCGATAGAAGCACAAACCGCCAACATGATTGAGCGGGGTAAAAGTTATATCAAAGAGTGGCCTTACAGCAAAGCTGTCTTCCTTACCCATCCCGGTGAAAAAAGGGAAGCACCCGAAGCAGGAGAACTGTTTGTTCAGAAAGATCTGCTGGCCACACTGACTAAAATGGTGGAAGCTGAACAGGAAGCACTTAAAAAACATAAAAGCCGGAAAGAAGCTATCATGGCTGCTTACGACCGCTTCTACAAAGGAGATATCGCCCGTGAATTTGTACGCGGCTGCCAGGAACAGGGAGGTCTGATTACGATGGAAGACCTGGCCCGCTGGAAGCCTATCGAAGAAGAACCTTTGCATGTCAACTACCGCGGCATTGAAGTATACAAACTGCAGGAATGGACACAAGGCCCTATGCTGCTGCAAAGCCTTAACATCCTGGAAAACTTCGATCTGAAAGCTATGGGATACAACTCCACACAGTATATCCATACACTTTATCAGACGATGAACCTCACCTTCGCCGACCGCGACTTTTATTACGGTGATCCTTATTTTAACAAAAACCGCGCTATCAACGGTCTGCTGAATAAAGACTACGCCAAAGCCCGCGCCAAACAGATCGACATGACCCGTAATGATGCTACCGCAGGCCCCGGCGATCCTTACCCATATATAGGGAAAACTAATCCCTACCTGCATTTTCTGGAAGAACGTAAAGTTTATATGGACACCACCAATGGCCGCAAACCCGGTGGCTTTGTACCTAAACATGATGCTACCACCTTGTCTGTGCCAGCCAATCCGGACAACCTGTATGCAGCACATACAGCAGACAGCGCCTACCAGGACCGCCTCTGGCGTGGTACCACCAGTGTGGAGGCAGCCGATAAAGACGGATGGGTAGTATCTATTACTCCCAGTGGTGGATGGCTGCCAGCCTGTATTGCCGGCAAAACCGGCGTAGGCATGAGCCAGCGCCTGCAAAGCTTTGTACTTGATTCCGCTATTTGTCCGTTTAATGTGATTGCACCCGGCAAAAGGCCCCGTGTAACCCTCACCCCTTCCATGGCCCTGAAAGATGGTAAGCCCTTCCTTTCTTTTGCCGTACAGGGTGGAGACACACAGGACCAGAACCTGCTTCAGTTCTTCCTCAACGTAGCTGATTTTGGTATGACTGTACAACAAGCCACAGAAGCGGCCAATATCAATACCAACCAGTTATGGTTATCGCTCGGTGGCAGCAAAATCAGTGAACGCATGCCCAGGCCCGGCAGCATCCTGTTGAATAATAACACGCCTGAAAAAACGCGTAAACAACTGGAGAGCATGGGTTATCACCTGAGCTTCGGAGAACGCACCAGCGGACCAATCAATGCCATTTACCTGGACAGAGCCCATGGTACACTCTGGGGTGGCAGCAGCAACCACGGCGAAGATTATGGCATAGGATGGTAG
- a CDS encoding membrane or secreted protein has translation MRTLCLLLAFLCSFAVMGKAQDLLGAWKSSSGDVNSILLITPGYFSITSYQDKKFLSTMGGTWKAPDEVSVKIEFNTDERSQVGWEGAVSVSSENGKLITTLGDGLKTEWSRVDNGEGSLAGYWQISGREQDGKMNEIKPGVRKTIKILSGTRFQWVAINTETGEFFGTGGGTYAFVNGVYTEKIDFFSRDNSRVGATLTFKGKVEGNAWDHSGLSSKGEPIHEVWSR, from the coding sequence ATGAGAACTTTATGCCTACTTTTAGCTTTCCTGTGCTCCTTTGCAGTTATGGGAAAGGCCCAGGACCTGCTCGGAGCCTGGAAATCGTCTTCCGGTGATGTGAACAGTATTCTGCTTATCACACCTGGTTATTTTTCCATCACTTCCTACCAGGACAAAAAATTTCTTTCCACCATGGGTGGCACCTGGAAAGCCCCCGATGAGGTATCTGTGAAAATAGAATTTAATACGGATGAACGTTCCCAGGTAGGTTGGGAAGGTGCTGTATCTGTCAGCAGTGAAAACGGCAAACTGATCACCACCCTGGGTGATGGCCTGAAGACAGAATGGTCCCGTGTAGACAACGGAGAGGGCTCACTGGCAGGCTACTGGCAGATCTCCGGCAGGGAACAGGATGGTAAAATGAATGAGATCAAACCAGGTGTACGTAAAACGATTAAAATCCTTAGCGGTACACGTTTTCAGTGGGTGGCCATTAATACAGAAACCGGTGAGTTCTTTGGTACCGGTGGTGGTACTTACGCTTTCGTAAATGGAGTGTACACAGAGAAGATTGATTTTTTCTCCAGAGATAACAGCCGTGTAGGTGCCACTCTGACCTTCAAAGGTAAAGTGGAGGGCAATGCCTGGGACCACAGCGGGTTAAGCTCCAAAGGAGAACCTATACACGAAGTATGGTCACGGTAA
- a CDS encoding GrpB family protein: MPDIKEQTMEMNAIKVLPYTEEWASTFRQLAAIYQQHLEGLITGIEHVGSTSVPGLAAKPIIDIDLLIKEPSQLPPVVAVLEKLGYTWRGDLGIPGRDAFGRNADTTPDDSKETVWMTHNLYVCQEGCISLKNHLQLRDFLRQHPEAAQQYGALKQELAVKYPYDIDQYIEGKTAFITGILAQTGLQEDALQDITARNKAGK, from the coding sequence GTGCCGGACATAAAAGAACAGACGATGGAAATGAACGCGATCAAAGTATTACCTTATACAGAAGAATGGGCCAGCACTTTCCGGCAGCTGGCCGCTATCTATCAACAACATCTGGAAGGGCTGATCACTGGCATTGAACATGTGGGCAGCACCTCGGTGCCCGGACTGGCAGCTAAACCCATTATTGATATCGATCTGCTGATAAAAGAACCTTCACAACTGCCGCCGGTAGTGGCAGTGCTGGAAAAACTGGGTTATACCTGGAGAGGTGATCTGGGTATCCCCGGCCGTGATGCCTTTGGCAGGAATGCAGACACTACGCCAGATGATAGTAAAGAGACCGTATGGATGACGCATAATCTGTATGTGTGCCAGGAAGGCTGTATCAGTCTCAAAAATCATCTCCAGCTGAGGGACTTCCTGCGTCAGCATCCTGAGGCTGCGCAACAGTATGGTGCGCTGAAACAGGAGCTGGCGGTTAAGTATCCTTACGATATCGATCAATATATAGAAGGCAAAACAGCCTTTATTACAGGAATACTGGCACAAACCGGTTTACAGGAAGATGCGTTGCAGGACATCACTGCACGGAATAAGGCGGGAAAGTAG
- a CDS encoding SH3 domain-containing protein, with protein sequence MKYISGLILMLWAQQVCAQMALVQDKDGYTNIRKNAGVSQTVIGKVLDGDIVYLLEPEGEWYNIDYYHEGEISGGFIHRSRVKVIDAFEQITVKEQTDNRAVFQKDSIRVMLTAKPFVLKDNTVQYTTHDNVRYVDKINHQPYYGSDGGLPTRQYGSLQVQYGNRNIPVPDSAIRGLYNPNIRMTTVNYDRKNDRLYITATNSDGAGSYELLWLFEHGMYTRRVIYFGL encoded by the coding sequence ATGAAATATATCAGTGGATTAATTCTGATGCTGTGGGCACAGCAGGTATGCGCCCAGATGGCTCTGGTACAAGACAAGGACGGATATACGAATATCCGGAAGAATGCAGGCGTCTCACAAACCGTAATCGGCAAAGTGTTGGATGGCGATATTGTATATCTCCTGGAACCGGAAGGAGAATGGTATAATATCGATTATTATCACGAAGGAGAGATCAGTGGCGGGTTTATTCACCGGTCGAGGGTAAAAGTGATAGATGCCTTTGAGCAGATAACAGTGAAAGAGCAGACCGATAACCGTGCAGTGTTCCAGAAAGATTCGATCAGAGTGATGCTCACCGCAAAACCTTTTGTACTGAAGGATAACACCGTTCAGTATACGACTCATGACAACGTACGTTATGTGGACAAGATTAATCACCAGCCGTATTACGGTTCTGATGGCGGATTGCCTACCCGGCAGTATGGCAGCCTGCAGGTACAATACGGCAACAGGAATATTCCTGTGCCGGATTCCGCCATCCGTGGCCTGTATAATCCTAATATAAGGATGACAACAGTGAACTACGACCGGAAAAATGATCGTCTGTATATAACTGCTACCAACAGCGATGGGGCTGGTAGCTATGAGTTGTTATGGCTGTTTGAACATGGCATGTATACACGAAGAGTGATTTACTTCGGACTGTAA
- a CDS encoding metallophosphoesterase: MKTMRHFIIGDIHGCFDELMMLIQQMGLTDEDVLISLGDIIDRGNKSKEVYHFFRNRPGSLVLAGNHERKHVNGVLNYAQEIVKVQLGAEYPDFLSWAGQLGYYYETPEAIIVHAALEHDLQLNEQREDVLSGSTAGERHLEKKYPEGTYWTDYYTGEKPVIYGHHVVGDQPVIRNNTYGIDTGCCHGGYLTAIELPGFIVHQVKSRGDYWKSQQQEWQVPVLAAKDWANMECTAIRKQLEKLAYIEQPAVREFLGRLENSLRQLEVLLPVLKNKLDNFAQALLENGAEAFSREANSYPFKTFLFKSRNNNLRLEDLQKSLGTPAKINQLASELGVTPVPFPPQ; encoded by the coding sequence ATGAAAACAATGAGGCATTTTATCATCGGAGATATTCATGGTTGCTTTGATGAACTGATGATGTTGATCCAACAGATGGGCCTCACCGATGAAGATGTGTTGATCTCTCTGGGCGATATTATAGATCGCGGCAATAAATCAAAGGAAGTATACCATTTTTTTAGAAACAGGCCCGGCTCCCTGGTGCTGGCGGGCAACCATGAACGAAAACACGTGAATGGCGTATTGAACTATGCTCAGGAAATTGTGAAAGTTCAGCTGGGTGCGGAATATCCTGATTTTCTAAGCTGGGCAGGGCAGCTGGGATATTACTATGAAACCCCTGAGGCCATTATCGTACATGCTGCGCTGGAACATGATCTGCAGCTGAACGAACAGCGGGAAGATGTGCTCAGTGGCTCCACTGCAGGTGAAAGACATCTGGAGAAAAAATACCCGGAAGGTACTTACTGGACAGATTATTATACCGGAGAAAAACCGGTGATCTATGGGCACCACGTGGTAGGTGATCAACCGGTTATCCGAAACAATACCTATGGTATTGATACCGGCTGCTGTCATGGAGGTTATCTCACAGCGATAGAGCTGCCGGGATTTATTGTACATCAGGTAAAAAGCAGAGGTGATTACTGGAAGTCCCAGCAACAGGAATGGCAGGTGCCCGTACTGGCGGCCAAAGACTGGGCGAATATGGAGTGCACGGCTATACGAAAACAGCTGGAAAAGCTCGCCTATATCGAACAACCGGCCGTAAGGGAATTCCTGGGCAGACTGGAAAACAGCCTGCGTCAGCTCGAAGTATTATTGCCTGTACTAAAAAACAAACTTGATAATTTCGCGCAGGCATTGCTGGAAAACGGAGCAGAGGCTTTCAGCCGCGAAGCCAATAGTTACCCGTTTAAAACATTTCTTTTTAAAAGTAGAAACAATAACCTGAGATTGGAAGACCTGCAAAAAAGCCTGGGGACACCGGCCAAAATCAATCAGCTGGCGTCAGAACTGGGTGTAACACCGGTACCGTTTCCTCCTCAGTAA
- a CDS encoding TIR domain-containing protein: MRTKNLEDVFKKSGIPDSTFVKPPKYGDILVSLRTKGRCLIVEGPSGIGKTTCVRKVLEELRIKGKFSMLSARKSEDRQKIDQLTQQANNGIVIIDDFHILPQESKDAIANYMKILADEERDNDKLILLGINKAGDSLIKLTPDLNNRIDTIKLVKSPEDKVRELISNGETALKIKIAAKEEIIRLSKGSFHIAQLLCNELCIYEDILEEQTTVKHLRVEANVILEKVIEEFKRIYNSLAQSFASGSRLRREGRAPYLHLLFWLSRSDDWTIQIDDIIRQHPKHKISVKQVVDKEFLSRLILHNPDISNVIHYDANARILTIEDPKFMFYLKNMYWEKFAKELGYINVALEYEYDFALSFAGEDRKLAEHIYDHLAYNQVAVFYDKNEQHRILAENVEEFLRPIYEKKARYVVPLLSTSYPQKIWTKFESDSFRERFEEGSIIPVWFSNTTKAMFDESLKYGGIRFNVDEDIKQEAINIAESLLQCLEEDKLTKGTSKVINTKYNSKEQKKTPAQKNKKQASVTKKKKNTPEKTTRKTTPSSRKPTKPPIQQGSLF, translated from the coding sequence ATGCGGACGAAGAACTTAGAAGACGTTTTCAAAAAATCAGGAATACCAGATTCTACATTTGTTAAACCGCCGAAATATGGCGATATACTCGTTTCATTGCGCACTAAAGGCAGATGCCTTATTGTGGAAGGGCCTTCAGGCATTGGCAAAACCACCTGTGTGCGAAAAGTACTCGAAGAGCTTCGTATAAAAGGGAAATTTTCCATGCTATCTGCACGAAAATCAGAAGACCGGCAAAAAATCGATCAACTAACCCAACAAGCAAATAACGGTATCGTTATCATTGATGACTTTCATATTCTACCGCAGGAATCCAAAGACGCTATTGCCAATTACATGAAAATTCTGGCAGACGAAGAACGGGATAACGACAAATTGATTTTACTGGGAATTAACAAAGCCGGTGATTCTCTGATCAAACTAACACCAGATCTTAATAATCGTATTGACACCATCAAATTGGTGAAAAGCCCGGAGGATAAAGTGAGAGAACTTATCAGTAATGGTGAAACTGCTTTAAAAATAAAAATAGCTGCAAAAGAAGAGATCATCCGGCTATCAAAAGGCAGCTTTCATATAGCTCAGTTATTGTGCAATGAGCTCTGTATTTATGAAGATATCCTGGAAGAACAAACTACTGTCAAGCACCTTCGCGTTGAGGCCAATGTAATTCTGGAGAAGGTTATAGAGGAATTCAAACGGATATATAATTCGTTAGCCCAGTCTTTTGCTTCAGGCTCCCGGCTAAGGAGAGAAGGCAGGGCCCCCTACCTTCATCTGCTTTTCTGGCTGTCCCGTTCTGATGACTGGACCATACAAATAGACGATATTATAAGGCAACACCCTAAACACAAAATTAGTGTCAAACAGGTGGTAGATAAGGAGTTTCTTTCCCGGCTAATTCTCCACAACCCGGATATAAGCAATGTGATTCACTATGATGCCAATGCAAGGATACTTACTATAGAAGATCCCAAGTTCATGTTTTACTTAAAGAATATGTACTGGGAAAAATTCGCCAAAGAATTAGGTTACATTAACGTAGCTCTTGAATATGAATATGATTTCGCCTTGTCTTTTGCCGGTGAAGACCGCAAACTGGCAGAACATATATACGATCACCTCGCCTATAATCAGGTAGCAGTATTTTATGACAAAAACGAACAGCACAGAATCCTGGCAGAAAATGTAGAAGAGTTTCTGCGCCCCATTTATGAGAAAAAGGCCAGGTATGTGGTTCCGCTGCTCAGTACATCCTATCCTCAGAAAATCTGGACAAAATTTGAATCAGATAGTTTCCGGGAACGGTTTGAAGAGGGATCCATCATTCCTGTATGGTTTAGTAACACCACCAAAGCTATGTTTGACGAATCCCTTAAATATGGGGGAATCCGTTTTAATGTAGACGAAGATATAAAACAGGAAGCGATAAATATTGCCGAAAGTCTGCTTCAATGTCTGGAAGAAGATAAACTCACCAAAGGAACCTCAAAGGTTATCAACACAAAATACAATTCAAAAGAACAGAAGAAAACACCCGCACAAAAAAATAAAAAACAGGCATCTGTAACAAAAAAGAAAAAAAATACACCGGAAAAAACAACCCGGAAAACGACTCCCTCTTCCAGGAAACCCACAAAACCGCCCATACAGCAGGGATCATTGTTTTAA